ACGAGTCTTAAAGCTGCACTTGTATTGTAATTAATGTGTGCTACAAAATGTTGTTGATATACATCTCTCACAATACAGATTCTTAAGTaatgtttgaattatttttcaattaaaattgaagttgtacttaataatttgtataataaaaatttatattaaaagattATACATATTATCAAGATAAAACTTTATTAgttctaatttaaaaaacatagatAACACTTAACAGTTACTCTAGTAAAGAAATTTCATCTAATAATACTtgacacttttaatttttaattaaaatgtatatttagGCTTAATAAGCGGACTTACGGGCCAACCCACAGACCAACCCCGTGGGTTAAGCGGGACAAACCCAAAATATTACATAACCatggattatttaaaaaaattaatttgttacttGCGTGGACTGCAGACCAATCCATGGACCCGAGCCTACTTATCCACCTCTAAGTTTAAGGGagtaaaactaaatttttaaataatttaagaacaTTGATCAATCAAATTCACAGATCTTTACCGatcaaattttattcataaCTAAAATCCAAATTTTGAAATAGTTTTGTAACTAAAAACTTTACTTAACCCAAAAAAAGATACAGTCCTGAAACTTGAACTTTTTGTGTTAACCATTTTTGGAGAGACTATTTTCTCAAGAGGCCAAAGCTCCCACTAGACCTCGTTTTTGTCAAGAATTTTCGTAGTACattggtttattttattttagagacAATTGCCAATTTGCCATCAACTTAAAtgcatcttatttttttaaggtcCACAGCAATCTATGCAACAGAAATGGGCCACAAGTATACATGAATGATCCATCATCTAACACGTGAGCCCACATGTTAGATTGACCCTTCGTTCTATTGCAATTAATGTGTGAAACACAATGGGCCCAATTGGTTGCTTGCGGCAAGACAATGGGGCCGTTATTCAATTAATACTCCATATCTGCTCACTTCTCTGTCTACAAGGAAGGTAGCCCCTACAATGGAAATGGACCAGAGATCCTAGTCAGCCCCTAGATTGCCTTCCTTTATATTCCCTCTATTTCCAATACAAGCaacaaaaaattcatatattttgatttcaatGTTACATGTATAtgtgtgaaaaaataataaccaatatgctaaaatattaacaattaattttttttattaataactagAATTGCTtactttactctttttttaatagGCTACTTACTTTACTCTTTGACACTTAAAAAGACCGAAATCATATTAAAAGTTGGTTAATTCAAGACAACTTTCTTCTGAAATTTTTAAGTTTCAGACTATGCTTGGTTTGAGAGGAAAAccagtgaaaagaaagaaaatgtgcgaaaagtaaaatgatttttttttttaccttttatttaGTTGTGTAAAAAGTAAGAGGATACAAAAACTATACATATATGAAATGACATAAATACTCTTAGATAAGAAATGACATGCAATAATGaatcttttcataaaaaatatatttagaaaattatttttttacacataaagattttttttatatatcttacaatataaaataatgatatggAGAAATATAGTGAAAAAActtctacttatttttttattacgcCATTcccaacaataaaaattaaaatatatatatttttttaaaatagcacaataaacttaatttttcattaagaacATTGCCTCAAACCCAAACAATTATCGTCCTTTCCTCTCATATAACTAAAATCTTCTTCTCATAACTAAAACCAATGACGCTATAGCCATTTCTCATCctccataaaaaattaaaaatcaattcaagCCTCTTGTTGACATCTCGAACACCAAGACTAGCAATGAACCACCATCAACAAACCATATATGATTAACCACCAAACATTCATTGAGAATCACGCTTATCCCATAGCAAAACTAGTTCCACGATATAAATTGTCCACCCCAGAGGCATGCATGCACTAGATCGAAACCAGACTGCACCATGATTCATGCACACATCGAACCAACACATCAAGCTTCAGCTATCAAACCAGGCTAAATGTACATCACTAACCAACATAACCAAGCCACATTCCACAAACATAGACCATACAGCAAAGAACCAAACCTTCCTTAATTtattagtcttattttttttttcatttttcaatcaaaacAAACACATGCAATTAATTTCAAAGACTAGGCCTAGCAGGTCTCCTACtagtctaaaaaaataaataattttaaatcctctaataattttttcttaaaatttctctatattgttaaataaaatattttttttatgtttttaaaatgttaaatatatttattttataattgtagAAATATTATTTGGATATAATTATACTCTGAAAAAATTGGTAAGTTACCAACGATTCTTCCCACATATATGTACAATTAATGTAGAGGTTCAACTTGCCTCCAGCTCTAGGAAAGGTGAAGGGTGATTTAGATGACAttttaatttgcacaatttttatTGCAAACAGCAAACATATGCTTCCACTGGTTATAAACTAAATGAGATGAATGACTCAATGTGGAATGGATCATGTAGTTTGAACTGAGTTATGGGAAGATTTTTAAGCAAGCAACACATGATGAACACATATATGCCTTTTCTCAGCTGTAGAAGAATAAAACTAGTAAATGGTACGTTCGCAATCATTGGTCCCCGGCTTGTTTTTTCTTCCATATCTTGAAAGAGAGACACCTTGGTAGTTGGTATATAAAGTTATAAACAACACTTAATTATGCCACAACTTTCCCTTTCCTTTAACTTATTATCGTAAAAATTACGAGCCAGAAAAAATTCAAGACGCAAACCCGATATACTCATGAGttaatgcatgtttggatatcCGTTACAAAACTGAAGTTAGTGGTAAAATGAAGTTTATAAAAGCATCTCCTCCCCACTCTTTCTTTTGTGTTCACTTTATATTGGATTTAATCTCAAAATTTGTACGCAACAAGTTAGACTGAAAATTGTtcttaataatcaaattaaaagatagtatgttttcaaaatatatattataatcaaTAAAAGGTGACAGGATAATAATGTACAAATCATATTCTAAGCCAAAAAAACTGCAGCATTTTCTGCAATGCTGTCCAACATCTCTGTCTATATTTTATTGATCCTAATATACGGAACTTTGTCAGTTTTTTTTCTAGTTGATCATCCCTAGACTCAGTTGTGTATAGGAGGCTTTCTCTTTGCTGGAGAATAGTCCATCTCAGTTATCTCTACAAGGTCATGGTAGTGCTCCTCAGGGACATCTTTGTGCTTCGAAGTGCTCAATGTATCCACATTTCTAGAATTGCCATTTACCGAGGGGTCAACCTTGGACTCTTCCACATTCTGTCCATGGaacacatatataatattaataagaggaaaaatataaaaagaaattccaAGGTTTACATTTAAGTTGAAATCTACAATATAATATAgacaataatttaattattttcctttctctCAAACCAACCTTGGAGAGGGATTGGGTTGTAGAAACGGGAATGGTAACGAGTTTCCTATTCTTTATGTTTCCTGCAGCAAACATAAGAACATTCAAAGATATTCTGAATAccaagatttatatatataaaaataagggTTGGtactaattaaatttgttatattttgctATGTTTTAATTAAACCAGAAACGAAGTGAACAAGAATGAAGCCTTGCATAATTTTTATGCATAACAACAAAATTTGAAGTCATCAAGTGTTTATGGGACAACTTGCACTAAGTATAATACTTAGTCTACTTTGTAAGACTGTGAATCATGATTGTATTATCAGgagaaacaaaggaaaaagaatGAACTAATGGTCTTTAAAACTAGTGGTGTCTAGGCCTATGCCGTCTAGGTCCATAGTAATCTTCATGAATGTTTGGTAACTGATTGTTTGATTTTCTGGATACTCTAGCGGCTCTTTTCTTCTGGCTACCTGTGCATAATTCGTTCTCTTTGCAGAGAGAAGCTTCCTCAGCACCAGTGTTACTTCTTTTCAACAAAGTAGTTTCTCCATCCTGTAGTTAGAAGTGAACTTTTACATTAGCATCCATAGAAATATGAAAGCATGAAAGAAGGTTGAAGTTTGTTAAAGAGATGAATAGATAAAGCTACAAAGTAAGGATCACCATACATGTTGTTTCTGTTGCTGAACTGCTGAAGACACTTTCCCCAGACGAATCCCtgcacaaaataaaagaaagattaaAAATCCGAAAAGAAAAGCCTAATTGAGTGAACTGCTGTTGAAAACATTGCTTTAAGTAAATTACCTTGAGTTTTTGCCAGGATGAGTGATAAAAGCAGAAGAGAGACTACAAAAGAAGGCttcattttgaagaaaaatcttgGGAAGAAATGTGCAGGTTAATCCTTAAACAAATAGGGTAGAGTTTTCTTCAGGTTTTTCTTCCTTGCAATTCGAAGAAGAGAGCTTAACTGAGTAATAAATTGGAAGTTGTGAGTAGTTGGTGGGATGAAGGATAGATAGATGGCAGctcattatatatatagtgGCGTATAGGGTATAGGGGTCCACATCGAAGTTCAGCTTAAACTAatagtttttttacttaaattttttatattagttgtctTATGGCACCCCTCAAAGTGCCAACTGCCACCCTATATCAATGGAAATTGCCAATCATTTGAAACtccaattatatttaattaagcgAAGGTTTAGGTGTTAAAAAGGTTTTGAagttaaataatagaaaatattaagcAACAAGGGTgtcattaaacaaaaaaaagtacagACCTGGgcaagataaaaaaataggaagTCCAAAAACAGGGATAGATATATGAAATGGAAACCTAAAAGGAGTGATGATGATGTATAATCGTATGTGTATATCAAATATAATAGTCCATCAACATTTGTATTATGACTCTTTCATTTCTTGTTTCATGTTATATCATCTATCATACTTGAATAatctaaattttcttattattttttatgataatttttaaattttatgtgtttttaagatattaaatatatttagtcTTCGTTCAATACTTATCATAAAAGATTGTAGAAAGATTTGTAGAGTGAAATAGAAGCATAGAGCATTTCTCATTATACTTATAGTAGTGTCTTCTCTCTCATTCCGCTCCTCTCTAGATGTTATCAAGTATTTGGTGtccaccaatttttttttcaatccaaaAATAGTACATTTACTTTGGGGAATGGTACAGTAAAACAAAAACTCATGAACCCTATAATAATGTATATAAGTTTGCCTGCAATTATactattcttttttctcttctataaTATGAATGCAAGCCTTCAATGTATGCAAATTTCCATGATGCCAGACTTTTCTTCTGTCTCGTTCACTTTTGTGCAACAAGAGTACAAGACCATGTTTTCCTATGTTCATTTCGTCGCCTTTTGGATACTGTCTCTTCTAGAAGACAAATTGATGGCATGGCTTGTCTCTCatcgtcaatttttttttttacttgctcTAGCTTCCTAGCTAGGTACGTAGGAAGAGGATTCCAATTTTAGTTAAGATGTACAAGCTTATTATATATCCATGCTATATATATCAACACTCCTATCACACCATATATAAATAGTTAAACTGTCTTATCTTTGTGATCATTAATCTTATGaggaaaaaaatgcattttgttAATTAAGTTTCAATATGCATATATCCATCACCATAATTGGAAGAAGAAATTAGTGGCAACTTgtcttttaaatctttattcTTGTTGAATGAAATATATACTTCCactatatagataaaaaattatagctTGTTGATCATAGT
This region of Glycine soja cultivar W05 chromosome 17, ASM419377v2, whole genome shotgun sequence genomic DNA includes:
- the LOC114393134 gene encoding uncharacterized protein LOC114393134 encodes the protein MKPSFVVSLLLLSLILAKTQGIRLGKVSSAVQQQKQHDGETTLLKRSNTGAEEASLCKENELCTGNIKNRKLVTIPVSTTQSLSKNVEESKVDPSVNGNSRNVDTLSTSKHKDVPEEHYHDLVEITEMDYSPAKRKPPIHN